One bacterium DNA segment encodes these proteins:
- the accC gene encoding acetyl-CoA carboxylase biotin carboxylase subunit, giving the protein MQKVLIANRGEIALRIIRACMELGLTTIAVHSEADEDSLHVWLADQSVRIGGPKSSESYLDPRRIISAAVITGADAIHPGYGFLAENADFAEICEAHNIIFVGPTPEQIRAMGDKAEAKRLMREAGVPVIPGSDGVVEDLDEAIKIAKDIGYPVMIKATAGGGGKGMRTANNEAELIKNFEMARSEAQAAFGNPGVYIEKLIVNPRHIEVQLLGDGKGNVIHLGERDCSIQRRHQKLIEESPSPFVDDELREKLGTAAVAGAKKINYRGAGTIEFLVDKDKNFYFMEMNTRIQVEHPVTEMVTRVDIVKEQLRIASGEGLRFKQEDIKFEGHAIEVRINAEDPDNNFAPCPGKIESFHVPGGPGIRVDTHVYAGYVIPPYYDSMIAKLIVWGENRGEALSRMRRALKEFIIDGVKTTIPFHQKVMEDSRFTSGDFDTSFLEGFFK; this is encoded by the coding sequence ATGCAAAAAGTTCTCATAGCAAACCGCGGCGAGATAGCGCTAAGGATTATTCGCGCCTGCATGGAACTCGGCCTTACTACTATAGCAGTTCATTCCGAAGCCGATGAGGACAGCCTTCATGTCTGGCTTGCTGACCAGAGTGTAAGAATAGGCGGACCCAAATCGAGCGAATCATACCTTGACCCAAGAAGAATTATTTCTGCTGCCGTCATTACTGGTGCCGACGCTATACATCCGGGTTATGGTTTCCTTGCTGAAAACGCTGATTTCGCAGAAATATGTGAAGCGCATAACATAATATTCGTGGGTCCAACACCAGAACAAATTCGGGCTATGGGAGATAAGGCGGAGGCGAAAAGACTGATGAGGGAAGCCGGTGTACCCGTGATTCCAGGCAGCGATGGAGTGGTGGAAGACCTCGATGAAGCCATAAAAATCGCGAAAGACATAGGTTACCCTGTGATGATAAAAGCCACTGCAGGCGGCGGTGGTAAAGGAATGCGAACCGCTAATAACGAGGCTGAACTAATAAAAAATTTTGAGATGGCGCGCAGCGAAGCACAGGCCGCTTTCGGAAATCCAGGCGTTTATATAGAAAAGTTAATAGTAAACCCACGACACATTGAGGTTCAGTTGCTCGGTGACGGTAAAGGCAATGTTATACATCTTGGCGAAAGAGATTGCTCAATCCAGCGGCGACACCAAAAACTTATTGAGGAATCACCGTCGCCATTCGTTGACGATGAACTCAGGGAGAAACTCGGAACTGCTGCCGTAGCAGGAGCCAAAAAAATAAACTATCGCGGCGCAGGGACAATAGAATTCCTCGTAGATAAAGATAAGAATTTCTACTTCATGGAGATGAACACGCGAATCCAGGTCGAGCACCCTGTAACCGAAATGGTAACCCGCGTTGACATAGTCAAGGAGCAACTTAGGATAGCAAGCGGTGAAGGACTAAGATTTAAGCAGGAAGACATAAAGTTTGAGGGACACGCTATTGAGGTCAGGATTAACGCTGAAGACCCCGATAACAACTTCGCCCCCTGTCCAGGGAAAATAGAGAGCTTTCATGTGCCCGGCGGTCCGGGTATAAGAGTCGATACTCATGTCTACGCTGGATATGTGATACCACCTTACTATGATTCTATGATAGCAAAACTTATAGTATGGGGGGAAAACAGAGGCGAAGCCCTATCCCGAATGCGAAGAGCTCTTAAAGAGTTCATTATAGATGGTGTGAAGACTACCATTCCTTTCCATCAAAAGGTCATGGAGGATTCCCGATTCACCTCGGGAGATTTCGATACGAGTTTTTTAGAGGGATTTTTTAAGTGA
- a CDS encoding roadblock/LC7 domain-containing protein: protein MMELSEKEYEALVELLKDLADTSRAWATLLADKYGELIAGIGDIRYSEAVKIASLASTTFSSMQDLSKTIGEKEELKILAKSGKKFNIVISPIKSEAFLVIVTPSSLPISSLMSKVLDTVERLAMVLDLVHNKKNEQRKINSSHI, encoded by the coding sequence ATGATGGAATTAAGTGAAAAGGAGTATGAGGCTTTAGTTGAGCTTTTGAAGGATTTGGCGGATACCTCCAGAGCGTGGGCAACGCTCCTTGCGGACAAATACGGTGAGCTTATAGCCGGCATCGGAGACATTCGCTACTCCGAGGCAGTCAAAATAGCGTCGCTCGCTTCGACGACCTTCTCGAGCATGCAGGACCTAAGCAAAACGATAGGAGAGAAAGAAGAACTTAAGATACTCGCCAAAAGCGGTAAAAAGTTTAACATAGTCATATCACCAATTAAGAGTGAGGCATTCCTTGTGATAGTGACACCATCCTCATTACCTATAAGTAGCCTGATGAGCAAAGTGCTGGATACGGTGGAAAGGCTCGCTATGGTTCTCGACCTGGTGCATAACAAGAAAAACGAGCAGAGGAAAATTAACTCAAGCCACATTTAA
- the queA gene encoding tRNA preQ1(34) S-adenosylmethionine ribosyltransferase-isomerase QueA — protein sequence MVGEDRIPKIFRLSSYDYDLPEELIAQFPAEPRDSATLLYIPKAGEPKKLVFRELPKLLHNDDVLILNDVAVLPARLYGKKTTGGKVEFLLLENIDDYVWKVLVRPGRRIRVGTRVLFGQGLEATVIKRNEDGSRVVRFSLAGKDFFEILERIGHTPLPPYIKREDTRYDRERYQTIYARKPGAVAAPTAGLHFTDELMDKIVHMGVRIGFVTLNVGWGTFEPIKTDDIREHKMHREYYEIPPETAQLINEAKKSGRRVVAVGTTTTRALESAALRSFPIEPHASWTDLYIFPGFEFKVVDALITNFHLPRSSLLVMVCAFAGYERVMKAYEFALKEKFRFFSYGDAMFVEKIC from the coding sequence ATGGTTGGTGAAGATAGGATACCGAAAATATTTAGGTTGAGTTCATACGACTACGACCTTCCAGAAGAGCTTATTGCTCAATTTCCCGCTGAGCCGCGGGATTCAGCCACACTGCTTTATATTCCCAAAGCGGGTGAGCCGAAAAAGCTCGTGTTTCGCGAGCTACCGAAATTACTCCATAACGACGATGTGCTGATATTAAACGATGTTGCGGTTCTGCCGGCAAGACTTTATGGAAAGAAAACGACTGGCGGGAAAGTTGAGTTTCTGCTGCTTGAGAATATCGATGATTATGTGTGGAAAGTGCTCGTCCGTCCGGGAAGAAGAATCAGGGTTGGCACGAGGGTTTTGTTTGGGCAGGGGCTTGAGGCTACGGTCATAAAACGCAATGAGGACGGCAGCAGAGTGGTCAGATTTTCTCTGGCTGGCAAGGATTTTTTCGAAATACTTGAGCGTATTGGGCATACACCTCTTCCGCCTTACATAAAGCGCGAGGACACGCGCTACGACAGGGAACGGTATCAAACGATTTACGCGAGAAAGCCCGGTGCTGTTGCTGCTCCGACTGCGGGGCTTCATTTCACTGATGAACTTATGGATAAAATAGTCCATATGGGCGTCAGAATTGGTTTCGTCACTTTGAATGTCGGCTGGGGAACTTTCGAGCCGATAAAAACGGACGACATCCGCGAGCACAAAATGCATCGTGAGTATTATGAGATTCCACCTGAAACTGCCCAGCTAATCAACGAAGCCAAGAAATCGGGAAGAAGGGTCGTTGCCGTGGGCACAACAACAACGAGAGCTCTGGAATCCGCTGCACTACGATCATTTCCGATTGAACCCCATGCCTCGTGGACGGACCTTTACATTTTCCCTGGCTTTGAGTTCAAAGTCGTGGATGCGCTTATAACCAATTTCCATTTACCGCGTTCATCACTTCTCGTTATGGTCTGCGCTTTTGCAGGCTATGAGCGGGTTATGAAAGCATACGAGTTCGCTCTCAAGGAAAAATTTAGATTTTTTTCGTACGGTGATGCAATGTTTGTAGAAAAAATATGTTAA
- the rpmA gene encoding 50S ribosomal protein L27 translates to MAHKKGVGSSRNGRDSAGRRLGVKRFANQFVKAGNIIIRQRGTKFHPGKNVGKGKDDTLFALVDGVVRFGYNKFGKKTVSVIPIE, encoded by the coding sequence ATGGCTCATAAAAAAGGAGTAGGTTCATCAAGAAACGGTCGGGATAGCGCAGGGCGAAGACTTGGCGTTAAACGATTCGCCAATCAGTTCGTAAAAGCGGGAAATATCATAATCCGCCAGCGCGGAACCAAGTTCCATCCCGGCAAAAATGTAGGGAAGGGCAAGGATGATACCCTTTTCGCCCTCGTTGACGGCGTGGTTAGGTTCGGTTACAACAAGTTTGGCAAAAAGACCGTATCGGTGATTCCGATTGAATAA
- a CDS encoding TonB-dependent receptor, translating into MKGKFFGLLMFLLLLSIVNLSFAGVTGKIAGRVTDKQTGEPIIAANIEVINPATGKVITGAATDIDGYYFVLNLRPGVYDVKASAVGYRAVIVKNVVVHADKTTTVNFELQSEAIKAEPVVITAKREKIQKDVTSSGTYTDAEQIESMPVTTVNEVLEIQAGVVERGGVLHFRGGRAREVSYRVDGMPVQDPTYGYQALTVSTYAVQEVQTQTGAFNAEYGNALSAVVSIVTKEGDPNKFAGSIGYSTTNFRIKPLNKYSTFADRLDFSISGPEPITTYLMPLIGIKLPRDKRISYFLSVSGENSDTRLPYNRKFDLDYPEGGQPIATLEELNVPYKIKYGWYGFFPERRVNQYQATLKLKQKLSPSLKVVASYTGNWSKWRNFDWTFYYTPKSSYISKRFAHQFNVSVTHNISPRTFYIARAGYLTTKRTLTPGGLTPGDFMVDSTVYGTLDEWVDINGDGKPQVRLQWWDANGNGMWDYGEGWIPGIERIDTIWKDPATRDEILRLDTIYSDTIPPRIGEEPWVDFNNNGIFEPRMTNFNSPWFGYYSLNLGEPFMDGEPFLDGYPYGLSYEDLINGLSPIKFHMETLWIDINKNGIKDFGEYVFGSQYWTEDTVLLEELTWVDKNENGRPDWGEYVDINKDGLFTRRDRWCNYIDANGNGQYDVGELGEPFLDLNGNGKYDPPNGKWDEWDPKEYPNAKFPGEPYLDRNGNGKYDPFSGFQYRGFDRWAVWHKRTASIFLLKGDLTSQVDRHNQIKTGIEFQRIKIGMNEIQYPENKYDGIPDTTHPWPDHGVFRSFYERTPMTFAAYVQDKMEYGGLIANVGVRLDAFIQAKEVLEDTTQEELRRVLEPWWEDTIIAKSRVTISPRLGMSYPITERSKLFFSYGHFYQLPGFDNFYQTPTQASNAGRLLGNPNLTYEKTVAYELGVAYAITDEITVQFSGYYKDIYDLLNTSHAKLGPLTQDVYINSDYARSRGIEISVDKSLSNYWSLTANYTFSYAYGKSSSDRSGYDAQFNQTAIPLRDLPLDWDQRHRLKGTLRFMARKGEHPNLFGLKLPDRWMLSFIFDWGSGFPYTPSVNNPEYKPKIKPGEKAWERTNALRMPPQFNLDMKFSKDFDIGKHRASFYVMVDNLTNRHNVRYVYSDTGKPDKSWVEWIDDTTYVFHGDDYSKNPAHWEPPISIRLGVQFNW; encoded by the coding sequence ATGAAAGGTAAATTCTTTGGCTTATTAATGTTTTTACTACTATTGTCCATTGTTAATCTATCCTTTGCAGGTGTTACTGGGAAAATAGCAGGTAGAGTTACGGATAAACAGACGGGGGAACCTATAATAGCAGCAAACATAGAGGTCATAAATCCCGCCACGGGAAAAGTTATAACCGGTGCAGCGACAGACATTGATGGATATTATTTCGTTCTCAATCTAAGACCGGGCGTATATGATGTTAAGGCTTCGGCAGTTGGTTACAGAGCTGTGATAGTTAAGAATGTTGTAGTCCATGCGGACAAAACCACCACCGTCAACTTCGAGCTGCAATCGGAGGCTATTAAAGCTGAGCCAGTGGTTATAACGGCAAAAAGGGAGAAAATACAGAAAGATGTCACATCATCGGGAACATATACCGATGCCGAGCAGATAGAGTCGATGCCGGTTACTACGGTGAACGAGGTCCTTGAAATTCAGGCTGGTGTTGTCGAACGCGGTGGAGTGCTTCACTTCCGCGGTGGCAGAGCTCGCGAGGTGTCGTACAGAGTTGATGGTATGCCTGTGCAGGACCCTACTTACGGTTATCAGGCGCTAACGGTTTCAACATACGCTGTTCAGGAGGTTCAAACGCAAACTGGAGCATTCAATGCAGAATATGGTAATGCACTTTCCGCAGTAGTATCGATAGTTACCAAGGAGGGTGACCCGAATAAGTTTGCTGGTTCAATTGGTTACTCCACAACGAACTTCCGAATTAAGCCCCTCAACAAATATTCGACATTCGCTGATAGACTCGACTTCTCGATTTCAGGTCCTGAGCCGATAACAACATATCTGATGCCGCTTATAGGGATTAAGCTTCCGCGCGATAAAAGGATATCATACTTCCTCTCGGTATCAGGTGAGAACAGCGATACGAGACTCCCATACAATAGAAAGTTTGACCTCGACTACCCCGAGGGAGGTCAACCTATAGCAACGCTTGAGGAGCTTAATGTTCCGTATAAGATAAAGTATGGCTGGTACGGATTCTTCCCTGAGCGAAGAGTGAACCAGTATCAGGCTACTTTGAAACTTAAACAGAAACTAAGCCCATCCTTGAAGGTGGTGGCTTCCTACACGGGTAACTGGAGTAAATGGCGCAACTTCGATTGGACATTTTACTACACGCCGAAATCAAGTTACATAAGCAAAAGATTTGCTCACCAATTTAATGTGAGCGTTACGCACAACATATCACCGAGAACTTTTTACATAGCGAGAGCAGGCTATCTGACCACTAAAAGAACGCTTACACCCGGCGGCCTTACTCCTGGGGACTTTATGGTCGATTCAACCGTGTACGGAACTCTTGACGAATGGGTCGACATAAATGGTGATGGAAAACCGCAGGTAAGGCTTCAGTGGTGGGACGCAAATGGTAACGGAATGTGGGATTATGGTGAAGGATGGATCCCTGGTATTGAAAGGATTGACACAATCTGGAAAGATCCCGCCACACGTGATGAAATTTTACGACTTGATACAATTTATTCAGACACCATACCTCCCCGCATTGGTGAGGAACCATGGGTGGATTTCAATAATAACGGAATATTCGAACCAAGAATGACCAATTTTAACTCGCCATGGTTCGGTTATTATTCTCTTAACCTTGGTGAACCGTTCATGGACGGAGAGCCATTCCTGGATGGTTACCCTTATGGCCTTAGCTATGAGGACCTTATTAACGGATTGAGTCCCATAAAGTTTCATATGGAAACGCTATGGATAGACATAAATAAAAATGGCATAAAAGATTTCGGAGAATATGTTTTCGGGAGCCAGTATTGGACGGAAGACACAGTTCTGCTTGAGGAACTAACTTGGGTGGATAAAAACGAAAATGGTCGTCCTGACTGGGGAGAGTATGTAGACATTAACAAAGATGGCTTATTCACCCGAAGAGACCGGTGGTGCAACTACATCGATGCAAACGGGAATGGACAATATGATGTCGGCGAACTCGGTGAGCCATTCCTTGACCTCAACGGGAATGGAAAATATGACCCACCCAACGGCAAGTGGGACGAGTGGGATCCCAAGGAATACCCCAACGCAAAGTTCCCCGGTGAACCCTATCTGGACCGCAATGGCAACGGCAAATACGACCCATTCAGTGGCTTCCAGTATAGAGGGTTCGACAGGTGGGCTGTGTGGCACAAGCGAACCGCAAGTATTTTCTTGCTAAAAGGTGACCTCACAAGCCAGGTTGACAGGCACAATCAGATAAAAACTGGTATCGAATTTCAAAGGATTAAGATAGGAATGAACGAGATTCAGTATCCCGAGAACAAATACGATGGTATTCCAGACACGACTCACCCCTGGCCTGACCACGGCGTATTCCGCTCGTTCTACGAAAGGACACCTATGACATTTGCCGCTTATGTCCAGGACAAGATGGAGTACGGTGGGTTAATAGCTAATGTCGGCGTAAGATTGGACGCATTCATACAGGCTAAAGAGGTGCTTGAAGATACCACTCAGGAGGAGTTGAGAAGAGTGCTTGAACCGTGGTGGGAAGACACGATTATAGCCAAAAGCAGAGTAACAATTTCTCCCCGTCTGGGGATGAGCTATCCAATAACAGAGCGTTCGAAGTTGTTCTTCAGCTACGGACATTTCTATCAGCTCCCTGGATTTGATAACTTCTATCAAACCCCAACTCAGGCATCCAACGCGGGAAGACTTCTCGGGAATCCTAATCTTACATATGAGAAGACTGTGGCTTATGAGCTTGGTGTAGCATATGCGATAACGGATGAAATAACCGTGCAGTTCTCAGGTTATTATAAGGACATATACGACCTTCTAAATACATCGCACGCAAAGCTTGGTCCTCTAACTCAGGATGTTTACATCAATTCGGATTATGCACGCTCAAGAGGCATCGAGATTAGCGTTGATAAATCCCTCTCAAATTATTGGTCCCTGACTGCTAACTACACATTCTCCTATGCATACGGTAAAAGCTCATCCGATAGAAGTGGCTATGACGCCCAGTTCAACCAGACCGCAATACCGCTTCGTGACCTGCCACTTGACTGGGACCAGAGACACAGACTCAAGGGAACGCTTAGATTTATGGCGCGCAAGGGAGAGCACCCGAACCTATTTGGACTCAAGCTTCCTGACCGCTGGATGCTGAGTTTCATATTTGATTGGGGAAGCGGTTTCCCTTATACCCCGTCTGTTAATAACCCCGAATACAAGCCCAAAATCAAACCCGGCGAGAAAGCATGGGAGCGAACCAATGCTCTACGAATGCCGCCTCAGTTCAATCTCGATATGAAGTTCAGCAAGGATTTCGACATCGGAAAGCACCGCGCAAGCTTCTATGTCATGGTTGATAACCTGACCAACAGGCACAATGTGCGGTATGTTTATTCCGATACAGGCAAACCCGATAAAAGCTGGGTAGAGTGGATTGATGATACCACATATGTTTTCCATGGCGACGATTACTCGAAAAACCCTGCTCACTGGGAGCCGCCCATAAGCATAAGGTTGGGCGTGCAATTTAACTGGTGA
- a CDS encoding PorV/PorQ family protein: MRKFILLTCLALLPAVAFSQAKVGTAVGQFLEISPSARAEGMASAFIGVADDIFAIYYNPGGLANQTSKQVALAHVSHFAGIHNEFAAFSMPAMGGVIGVSLFTLTTAKMEETTPYHPEGTGRTFTAGGMALGATYARPLTDRFSVGVNLKYVGEFYADKTANGWAMDIGTLYRTAFHDVRLGMMLSNFGPDLTFISQSFPIPMSFHFGAAGEIIKGPVHRLTLDMEGSHPNDNIEKFNIGMEYAYKEMMFLRAGYRFQSKSYKFKPKNDEGKEEYFPYQNDFASFGAGIRTALGGIIGKIDYSITLTRYTEPVHRISISMLF, encoded by the coding sequence ATGAGAAAATTTATCTTGCTAACATGTCTGGCGTTGTTGCCAGCCGTGGCTTTTTCGCAGGCTAAAGTTGGCACAGCCGTTGGTCAGTTCCTTGAGATTTCGCCGTCTGCGCGTGCTGAGGGTATGGCGAGTGCATTCATCGGTGTGGCGGACGATATATTCGCTATTTATTACAATCCCGGTGGACTCGCAAACCAAACCTCGAAGCAGGTGGCATTAGCGCATGTAAGCCATTTCGCTGGTATCCACAACGAATTCGCTGCGTTCTCAATGCCTGCCATGGGTGGCGTGATAGGGGTTTCGCTTTTCACTCTAACAACTGCCAAGATGGAAGAGACCACGCCATACCATCCCGAAGGCACTGGAAGGACATTCACGGCTGGCGGGATGGCTCTCGGCGCTACATACGCAAGACCGCTGACCGATAGATTCTCTGTGGGAGTTAACCTAAAGTATGTGGGGGAATTTTACGCTGACAAAACTGCCAACGGTTGGGCTATGGACATTGGGACCCTTTACAGAACTGCATTCCATGATGTGAGACTTGGCATGATGCTCTCAAACTTTGGACCCGACCTCACATTCATCTCGCAAAGTTTCCCCATACCCATGTCGTTCCACTTCGGCGCAGCGGGCGAGATAATAAAAGGTCCAGTCCACAGATTAACCCTCGACATGGAGGGAAGCCACCCCAACGACAACATCGAAAAGTTTAACATCGGAATGGAGTATGCTTACAAAGAGATGATGTTCCTGCGGGCAGGTTACAGATTCCAGTCTAAAAGCTATAAATTCAAGCCTAAAAACGATGAGGGCAAGGAAGAATATTTCCCCTATCAGAACGATTTCGCATCGTTCGGGGCAGGAATTCGCACTGCCTTGGGTGGAATAATAGGCAAAATAGATTACTCGATAACTCTTACTCGTTACACCGAACCCGTTCACAGAATATCGATATCAATGCTATTCTAA